Part of the Imperialibacter roseus genome, ACTTCGGGCACTACCTCTGGCACCAAATATATTCCCATCACCAAAGAGTCGATTCCTAATCATATCAATAGTGCCCGCAATGCGATTTTGAATTATGTGCACGAAACTGGCAATGCTAAGTTCCTGGATGGCAAGCTCATTTTTCTTTCTGGTAGCCCCGTGCTTGACCAGAAGGCTGGTGTCAATACTGGCCGCCTGTCGGGTATTGTGAACCACCATGTGCCGGGCTATTTGCGCACCAATCAATTGCCCTCCTACGCCACCAATTGCATGGAAGATTGGGAAGCCAAGGTAGATAAGATAGTAGAAGAGACCATTGATCAGGACATGACGCTGATCTCAGGTATTCCGCCGTGGGTGCAAATGTATTTCGACAGGATTGTGGAGAAGAGGCAAATGCCGGTGAAGGATGTTTTCAAGAACTTCTCGCTGTTTATATACGGTGGGGTCAACTTTGAACCCTACAGACAAAAGCTTTTTGATACCATTGGGAAAAAGGTCGACTCAGTGGAAACTTACCCCGCCTCTGAGGGCTTCATCGCCTTTCAGGACAAGCAGGATGATCCCGGGCTGCTACTGTTGGCGAATAGCGGTATTTTCTTCGAATTCATTCCGGCTGATGAGTATTTCAACGAAACGCCCACCCGGTTAAGCCTCGATCAGGTAGAACTCAATACGAATTACGCTCTGATCATTAATAGTAACGCAGGCCTATGGGGCTATTCGATAGGCGACACAGTGAAGTTTATTTCGAAAGATCCTTACAAATTATTGGTAACGGGAAGGATCAAGCACTTTATCTCAGCGTTTGGTGAGCACGTCATCGGGGAGGAAGTAGAAAATGCGATGAAGAAGACTTTGGAGAGTTTTCCTGAGGCAGACATCGTGGAGTTTACCGTAGCGCCAAACGTGACGCCTGAAAAAGGACTTCCAAGGCATGAGTGGTATATCGAGTTCAGTAAAATGCCTGCCGACATCACGGCCTTTAAGTCATCACTCGACAGTTCGCTCCAAAAACTGAACAGCTATTACTTCGATCTTATTTCCGGCAATATTCTCGAACAACTTCATATCATACCGGTTAAAAAGAATGCCTTTATTGATTATATGCGCTCAATTGGGAAACTCGGAGGGCAAAACAAATTACCAAGGCTTTCGAACGACAGAAAGATGGCGGAAGAACTGCTGAAGTACAAAGAATAAACACAACACCTTGACACAAGAAAGACCGAAAAAAAGGGTTGCTATCCTTGGTAGCACCGGTTCCATTGGCGTTCAGTCGCTGGATGTGATAAAAAGGCATCCTGAAGCCTTTGAAGTAGAAGTGCTTACTGCTCAAAATAATGCTGATCTGTTGATTCGCCAGGCCCTGGAGTTCATTCCCAATGCCGTGGTAATTGGCAATGAAACCTTGTATCAGCAAGTAGCAGATGCATTGTTACCAAAAGATATCAAAGTTTTTGCCGGGCTCGATGCGCTTTCTCAGATCGTCCAAATGGACACCATTGACATGGTGTTGACGGCGCTTGTCGGCTATTCGGGGCTGAAGCCTACCATGAACGCCATTGCGGCAGGAAAGCCAATCGCTCTGGCTAACAAAGAGACCATGGTGGTGGCCGGTGAGCTTATCACTAAAATGGCACAGGAAAGAGCGGTGAATATCTTTCCTATTGACTCCGAACAT contains:
- a CDS encoding GH3 auxin-responsive promoter family protein; this translates as MGIRSVLSKPFAAFVVREQREWEQKAPDYQHKTLKNLVSKASNTVFGNDHGFKDIRTYDDFKKQVPVRDYEALKPYVEKMLTGQNDVLWPGKPAYFAKTSGTTSGTKYIPITKESIPNHINSARNAILNYVHETGNAKFLDGKLIFLSGSPVLDQKAGVNTGRLSGIVNHHVPGYLRTNQLPSYATNCMEDWEAKVDKIVEETIDQDMTLISGIPPWVQMYFDRIVEKRQMPVKDVFKNFSLFIYGGVNFEPYRQKLFDTIGKKVDSVETYPASEGFIAFQDKQDDPGLLLLANSGIFFEFIPADEYFNETPTRLSLDQVELNTNYALIINSNAGLWGYSIGDTVKFISKDPYKLLVTGRIKHFISAFGEHVIGEEVENAMKKTLESFPEADIVEFTVAPNVTPEKGLPRHEWYIEFSKMPADITAFKSSLDSSLQKLNSYYFDLISGNILEQLHIIPVKKNAFIDYMRSIGKLGGQNKLPRLSNDRKMAEELLKYKE